The Planctomycetota bacterium genome window below encodes:
- a CDS encoding DUF1080 domain-containing protein, with protein MRRPCIAALLFAALTAASLRADDPPPGFTALFNGKDLTGWRGGTTFDHRKLLAMPEADRAEQ; from the coding sequence ATGCGTCGTCCCTGCATCGCCGCCCTGCTGTTCGCCGCGCTCACCGCCGCATCCCTCCGCGCCGACGACCCGCCGCCCGGGTTCACGGCGCTGTTCAACGGCAAGGACCTGACGGGCTGGCGCGGGGGCACGACGTTCGACCACCGCAAGCTCCTGGCGATGCCGGAGGCCGATCGCGCCGAGCAGAT
- a CDS encoding DUF1501 domain-containing protein gives MGLGAVALAEMLAREGLLAAPAKPPLGPVSFDLRPKAPPAAPRARAMISLFMHGGPAHMDLTDPKPELSRLDGVDYSGEVVYSFVNRASKKLFGSPWKFTKCGGAGIEISELLPGLQGIADRICLVRSMHTGHNGHEVSIRYFHGGIPAVLGRPHVGSWLTYALGSESQDLPAYMVLVDPDGHPVDGVSNWSSGFMPPLFQGTVLRAKEPRIPDLVPPPRLAGRMQARNLALLSTLNRRHLATHPGESDLEARIASYELAARMQLAATDALDISRETSATHRLYGLDDPATREYGTRCLIARRLVERGVRFVQLFLGGQPWDTHTGIRTALPAICKRTDRPAAALVTDLAQRGLLDTTLVHWGGEIGRLPVTEGSGDQCGRDHNGQGFSIWMAGGGIRPGMTYGATDEVGHRAVENVVTPNDWQATVLSLFGLDHDALVYRHNGVEQRITAGRTARVVTEVLA, from the coding sequence ATGGGGCTCGGGGCGGTGGCGCTGGCGGAAATGCTCGCGCGTGAGGGGCTGCTCGCCGCCCCGGCCAAGCCGCCGCTGGGGCCGGTGTCGTTCGACCTCCGCCCCAAGGCCCCGCCTGCGGCGCCGCGGGCGCGGGCGATGATCTCGCTGTTCATGCACGGCGGGCCGGCGCACATGGACCTCACCGATCCCAAGCCGGAGCTGTCGCGCCTCGACGGCGTCGACTACTCGGGCGAGGTCGTCTACAGCTTCGTCAACCGGGCGAGCAAGAAGCTGTTCGGCAGCCCGTGGAAGTTCACGAAGTGCGGTGGGGCGGGGATCGAGATCAGCGAATTGCTGCCCGGACTCCAGGGAATCGCCGACCGGATCTGCCTGGTGCGCTCGATGCACACCGGCCACAACGGCCACGAAGTCTCGATCCGCTATTTCCACGGCGGCATCCCGGCCGTCCTCGGCCGGCCCCACGTGGGGAGCTGGCTGACCTACGCGCTGGGGAGCGAGTCGCAGGACCTGCCCGCCTACATGGTGCTCGTCGATCCCGACGGGCACCCGGTCGACGGCGTCAGCAACTGGTCGAGCGGGTTCATGCCGCCGCTGTTCCAGGGAACGGTCCTCCGCGCCAAGGAGCCGCGGATCCCCGATCTCGTCCCGCCACCGCGTCTCGCCGGCCGGATGCAGGCCCGCAACCTGGCGCTGCTCTCGACCCTCAACCGCCGCCATCTCGCCACCCACCCGGGCGAGTCCGATCTCGAGGCGCGGATCGCGAGCTACGAATTGGCGGCGCGAATGCAACTCGCGGCGACCGACGCGCTCGACATTTCCCGGGAGACTTCCGCCACCCACCGTCTCTACGGCCTCGACGACCCGGCGACGCGCGAATACGGCACGCGCTGCCTGATCGCGCGGCGCCTCGTCGAGCGCGGCGTGCGTTTTGTGCAGTTGTTCCTCGGCGGCCAGCCGTGGGACACCCACACCGGCATCCGCACCGCGCTGCCGGCGATCTGCAAGCGCACCGACCGGCCGGCGGCGGCGCTGGTGACCGACCTCGCCCAGCGCGGCCTGCTCGACACCACGCTCGTCCACTGGGGGGGCGAGATCGGCCGGCTCCCGGTCACCGAGGGGAGCGGCGACCAGTGCGGCCGCGACCACAACGGCCAGGGATTCAGCATCTGGATGGCAGGCGGCGGCATCCGCCCGGGGATGACGTACGGCGCGACCGACGAGGTCGGCCACCGCGCCGTCGAGAACGTCGTCACCCCCAACGACTGGCAGGCGACGGTGCTCTCCCTGTTCGGGCTCGACCACGACGCGCTCGTCTACCGCCACAACGGCGTCGAGCAGCGGATCACCGCCGGGCGCACCGCCCGCGTCGTCACCGAAGTCCTCGCCTGA
- a CDS encoding DUF1549 domain-containing protein — protein sequence MLRSRARSCRASLAAWLPRALVALATWPSAIAEDPVPVFEADIRPILRAHCLDCHGAEEELNGGLDLRQVRFMAKGGDSGPALVAGDPGASLLLARVRAGEMPPGNAKMTPAEVATLERWVASGARTARAEPETLPPGLGITPEERAWWAFQPLARPAAPEVRQPDLVTTPIDAFVLARLERDGLSFGPPADRAALICRATFDLTGLPPSAEEVEAFVADPDPGAYEKLLDRLLASPHYGERQARHWLDAAGYADSSGANQDDTKRPYAWKYRDWVIRAFAADMPLDRFLVEQLAGDELVPPPHANLDAAAIDRLTATGFLRMAADGTAGAADPEAARQAVAADTLTIVSTALLGLSVNCAQCHDHRYDPIPQADYYALRAILAPALDPAAWKTPSERLVSLFTDADRARCAEIEAEAVAAQKTVDDTQAEAIARALEKELEKHPEELRERLRTAAKTPAGTRTPEQVQLLKERPSVDITPGVLYQYDQPAADELKKLADGVAAIRAKKPVEDFLHVLTEPPGHLPVTRVLHRGDHRQPKGEVGPADLQVTGPEGETAIAADDTALPTSGRRLAWARRLTSGRHPLLGRVLANRLWMQHFGRGIVATPADFGRLGEKPTHPELLDWLAVELADSGWSVKQFHRLVMRSTAYRQAATRRAELDAVDADNRLLGRMPVRRLDAEGVRDRMLAASGALDPTPFGAPVPVSADDTGEFVADPAKPRRSIYVEQRRSMPVAFLSAFDAPVMETNCLRRPSSTVAGQALVLMNGPFALEQARLLADKALAAAPVPAEADALGPGSVAALLEPAVVEAWRRALSRSPDAAERREALAFLADQLAILRPADPVPGREPAAPAAARAEALANLCQQLLSCNEFLYVD from the coding sequence ATGCTCCGCTCTCGAGCACGCTCGTGCCGTGCCTCGCTGGCCGCATGGCTGCCGCGCGCGCTGGTGGCGCTTGCGACCTGGCCGTCGGCCATCGCCGAGGATCCGGTGCCTGTCTTCGAAGCGGACATTCGGCCGATCCTCCGCGCCCACTGCCTCGACTGCCACGGCGCCGAAGAGGAGCTCAACGGCGGCCTCGACCTGCGGCAGGTGCGGTTCATGGCGAAGGGGGGCGACTCCGGGCCGGCGCTGGTGGCCGGCGATCCCGGCGCGAGCCTGCTCCTTGCCCGCGTCCGGGCCGGCGAGATGCCCCCGGGCAACGCGAAGATGACACCGGCCGAGGTGGCGACGCTCGAGCGCTGGGTCGCCTCGGGGGCGCGGACCGCCCGCGCCGAACCGGAAACGCTGCCCCCGGGGCTGGGGATCACACCCGAGGAGCGGGCCTGGTGGGCGTTTCAACCGCTGGCCCGGCCCGCCGCGCCGGAGGTGCGGCAGCCGGACCTCGTGACGACGCCGATCGACGCGTTCGTGCTCGCGCGACTGGAGCGCGACGGGCTGTCGTTCGGCCCGCCTGCCGACCGGGCCGCGCTGATCTGCCGGGCGACGTTCGACCTCACCGGCCTGCCCCCGTCGGCCGAGGAGGTCGAGGCGTTCGTCGCCGACCCCGATCCCGGCGCCTACGAAAAACTCCTCGACCGGCTCCTCGCTTCGCCGCACTACGGCGAGCGCCAGGCACGCCACTGGCTCGATGCCGCCGGCTACGCCGATTCGTCGGGGGCCAACCAGGACGACACCAAGCGCCCCTATGCGTGGAAGTATCGCGACTGGGTGATCCGCGCCTTCGCCGCCGACATGCCGCTCGACCGGTTCCTCGTCGAGCAACTCGCCGGCGACGAGCTCGTGCCGCCCCCCCATGCCAATCTCGACGCCGCGGCGATCGACCGGCTGACGGCGACCGGCTTCCTGCGGATGGCGGCCGACGGCACGGCCGGCGCCGCCGATCCCGAGGCGGCGCGGCAGGCCGTCGCCGCCGACACGCTGACGATCGTGTCGACGGCGCTGCTCGGCCTGTCGGTGAACTGCGCCCAGTGCCACGACCACCGCTACGACCCGATCCCGCAGGCCGACTACTACGCCCTCCGCGCGATCCTCGCACCGGCCCTCGACCCCGCCGCCTGGAAGACGCCCTCGGAGCGGCTGGTGTCGCTGTTCACCGACGCCGACCGGGCGCGCTGTGCCGAGATCGAGGCCGAGGCGGTGGCGGCACAGAAGACGGTCGACGACACGCAGGCCGAGGCGATCGCCAGGGCCCTCGAGAAAGAGCTCGAAAAGCACCCCGAGGAGCTGCGCGAGCGGCTCCGGACCGCGGCGAAGACGCCGGCCGGCACCCGCACCCCCGAGCAGGTGCAGCTCCTCAAGGAGCGGCCGAGCGTCGACATCACGCCGGGGGTTCTCTACCAATACGATCAGCCCGCGGCCGACGAGCTCAAGAAACTCGCCGACGGGGTGGCCGCGATCCGGGCGAAGAAGCCCGTCGAAGACTTCCTCCACGTGCTCACCGAGCCCCCGGGGCATCTCCCGGTGACGCGCGTGCTCCACCGCGGCGACCACCGGCAGCCGAAGGGGGAGGTGGGGCCGGCCGATCTCCAGGTGACTGGGCCGGAGGGGGAGACGGCGATCGCCGCCGACGACACGGCACTGCCCACCAGCGGCCGGCGCCTCGCCTGGGCACGGCGCCTCACGAGCGGGCGCCACCCGCTCCTCGGCCGGGTCCTCGCCAACCGGTTGTGGATGCAGCACTTCGGGCGCGGGATCGTCGCCACGCCGGCCGATTTCGGTCGCCTCGGCGAGAAGCCGACGCACCCCGAGCTGCTCGATTGGCTCGCGGTGGAGCTCGCCGATTCCGGCTGGAGCGTGAAGCAGTTTCACCGCCTCGTGATGCGGTCGACGGCCTACCGCCAGGCAGCGACGCGCCGCGCCGAGCTCGACGCCGTCGACGCCGACAACCGGCTTCTCGGCCGAATGCCGGTGCGGCGCCTCGACGCCGAGGGGGTGCGCGACCGGATGCTGGCCGCGTCGGGCGCGCTCGACCCGACGCCGTTCGGCGCGCCGGTGCCGGTCAGCGCCGACGACACCGGCGAGTTCGTCGCCGACCCCGCCAAGCCGCGCCGCAGCATCTACGTCGAGCAGCGCCGCAGCATGCCGGTGGCGTTCCTCAGCGCGTTCGACGCGCCGGTGATGGAGACCAACTGCCTGCGGCGGCCGTCGTCGACCGTCGCCGGGCAGGCGCTGGTCCTGATGAACGGTCCGTTCGCGCTCGAGCAGGCGCGGCTGCTGGCCGACAAGGCGCTCGCCGCGGCGCCAGTGCCGGCCGAGGCCGACGCGCTCGGCCCCGGCAGCGTCGCGGCCCTGCTCGAGCCGGCGGTGGTGGAGGCGTGGCGACGGGCGCTGTCGCGTTCCCCCGACGCCGCCGAGCGGCGCGAGGCGCTGGCGTTCCTCGCTGACCAATTGGCGATCCTCCGTCCCGCCGACCCCGTGCCCGGCCGCGAGCCGGCGGCGCCCGCGGCGGCGCGGGCCGAGGCGCTGGCGAATCTCTGCCAGCAGCTCCTTTCCTGCAACGAGTTCCTGTATGTCGACTGA